The DNA segment GTAccaagagatccttgatgaaaacttgctccagagcgctcaggacctcagactggggtggtttactttccaacaggacaacaaccctaagcacgcagccaagacaacgcgggagttgcttcgggacaagtatctaaatgtcattgagtggcccagccagagctcggacttgaaccagatcgaacatctctggagagacttgaaaatagctgggcagcgacgctccccattcaacctgacagattttgagaggatctgcagagaagaatgggagaaactccccaaatacaggtgtgccaagcttgtagcgtcctaccgaagaagacttgaggctgtaatcactgccaaaggtgctttaacaaagtattgtgctgattaacttctatgggctacgtgggacgctagcgtcccacctgcgggacacagccagtgaaatatcagggcggcaaaaacaaaaacaacaaaatgtcataattcagctttctcaaacatacaactattttacaccattttaaagatacaattctccttgatgtaaccacattgtccaatttcaaaaaggctttacagcgaaagaaaaacattacattatgtgaggagagtacatagacaaaaataatgacacagccattttccaagcaaggacatgtgtctataaaacccaaaacacagctaaatgaagcactaacctttgacgatcttcatcagatgacactcctaggacattatgttacacaatacatgtatgttttgttcgataaagttcatatttatatccaaaaactgcATTTTACACTAGCGCGTGatgtttagaaaatgtatttccaccaaaactcccggtgaatgtgcacatcaatttacaaaaatactcatcataaacgttgagaaaatatataacaattatttaaagaattatagatagactactcctggttgcaaccgctttgtcagattttaaaatagctttatggagaaagcacatttttcaatattctgagtacatagctcagccatcacagaacgttatacagacacccgccaagttcggggcaacctaaacttagaattagtattagaaatattctcttacctttgctgatcttcgtcagaatgcactcccaggactgctacttccacaagaaatgttgtttttgttcgaaataatacatatttatgtccaaatacctccgttttgtttgtgcgttcagagcactatccaaaggcataacgcgcgagcgcagtaccagagacgaaaagtcaaaatgttccattaccgtacttagaagcatgtcaaacgctgtttaaaatcaatctttatggtatttttaacgtaaaattgcgatcatattccaaccggacaatagcgtattcattcaaggagaaaaagaaggaacggcacaCTCGCATGAccacgcatatccaatccctttgtccacaggcagtccactcagtaactgagcttctattatctgcccagtaacaggagaaggctgaaacaactttctgaaggcttttgacagccaatggaagccttaggaagtgcaacgtaaccccacagatactgtagtttcgaaagggattagaaagaagaactacaattctcagattctCCACTTCcgggttgactttttctcaggtttttgcctgccatatgagttctgttatactcacagacaccattcaaacagttttagaaccttcagagtgttttctatccaaatctactaataatatgcatattctattttctgggccagagtagtaacctgtttaaattgggtatgtttttcatccggccgtgaaaatactgccccctagcccagacaggttaaagggtctgaatacttatgtaaatgtgatatttctgttttttggggggatacatttgcaaaaatgtttaaaaacctgtgtttgctatgtcattatggggtattgtgtgtagattgatgagaggaaaaaacaatttaatacattttagaataaggctgtagcattacaacatgtggaaaaagtgtggtctgaatactttccgaatgcactgtatatccataaaaattatgctgattcatgattttgactggctgagaaacactgcctgcctgtctgtctcgttctgactcccgacacgttcattactatgggacagctggagatcgaatttgaatattgaaacaatgttgcaaatgtcataGACAGACAGCAATGTTTATACACATTTCCGacgttgaaaactaaatgttagtctaaaagatatgtgagataatgtctagatgctttttatagtggagatcaagttccTACATTCCCTGGCAAGGCTGATGacacagtggattgcgcagtcagatggaacagagtaaataggcattttaatgtctTAGACTTTGGCGGTGTGTTGTGGGTTGAACTCCACAAGCGAAGTGAAAAGGTAAGaagaggagagcgcatagatgcgagaaggaatacaacgtggctgctttGAAAGGgaactgtgtttacgtgtgatcaggggtgtattcatttagCAAAATTcagttgaaaaacgtttcttaaacggaagcaaacagaacaaaacagggaCAAACTTTCCTGAATTTGACTAATAGAAACTCtctgtttgcaactgttggactaatgattacaccctagatcagctagatgcaggcaagtgtgcaaggcagtattgaatgagtcactgtctgtccatgtgtcattTTCTGTCACCTTAAAATGTTCTCTCGACcagtgtgcacctacattgtaaactttcattcctaggctaggttgtagcaacctcatgatgggtatagggatatttttagtatcatgtagtaacctaaacctatcgatgttacattgaactgggtgaatggaatgtgAATGAAagccatccaatatgctgtaagagaaataaggccatgctcatgaaaagaTAGatgtgtcctccctcatcttaaatggcactgaccGCCATTGGTGTGTACAATGTGTGTGTCTTTCTTACTTGACATCACACTGGGCAGAGACGTCAGATCAACATCTAGTTTAGATTACTTtaaatgtaattgttttttaaaatttgacatgtatttaattaggcaagtcagttaagaacaaatttgtatttacaatgacggcctaccctggtcGACGTTTAGctaattgtgcgcagccctacgggactcccaatcgcggccagatgtgatacagcctggattcgaaccagggactgtagtgacacctcttgcattgagatgcagtgcctttataccactgcaccactcaggagccatgAGTtctcaactaacgtgaattcaacaaaaaaatgtcaccatgtcattggatttcgGTAAGAATTTGGGTGAagataatatgaaatgctcttaagttgatccaatcagttttccatgttgattcaatgtcatcacatcaTTTTGTGgggttgaaattacgtggaaacaatgttgattcaattagtttttgcccagtgggatgttatCCTAAATGGCTCCGCTATGCTCCAGTCTTTCCCATTGATGCTCCTTATAAAACCTATTACCTGACATAATTAGTGGCATTTGATTTCCTCCTGTTATGCTTCTCATCTCTACACCTGACCCCATTTCACCGTTAAAGCACCTTTCTATTCATTAGCATTTTATTGACCGTCTGCTGCTCTGTGAGCAAGACACCTGTTTGTTTCTCAAATCATCATCAGCCAAAGCTTCTAGCACTTACTCTTACACATTGTTTTTATTGCTGTTTGATTATCTGTATAgtatattgtgttgtgtatctATGTGTTGTGTTTTTACACCTTCTACTCCCTTTCGACTCCTTTTTCTATTGAGCTGTTGTTGTAGAGAAATTCACTGTAAAAAAAACACCCACAACTCTAGTTATTTCAACGaattattattaagtaactggttaCACAGCCTTTTTTCTGTTTACTCAAGTTTTCTGTTCAAGTGTTACCTGAACAAAAATCATTTAGTTGGTCCAAACCAAGCTCCAACTTGAGAAAACTTTGTCAAACATTCGGTCAATTTAAAATGACGTTTGCTCAACTCATACGTTCATTCAACTAAAAACTATTATTTGGGAATCTTAACTTAAAAGGGCTGTGCAACTGATTACACACAGCTTTTAACATGAAATATTTTCAATTTAGTTGATTAATTAAatggtgcatgttcatttatacagtaattatgattcaacatgtcctcacaaCCGCTTGGTTCATGACATGCCAATCTTCCTGTtatgccaccatgtctgtgtcagctatcagttcatctgactattctctcatcattgatttcatTTACTTATTTAAGCAATTACatttttctgtatagttgtctgatgttggtggggcatattataTATTTTAATGTGACTCCttaatcactatgataaataaaacagtttttcttgagtgtacttttatGTCAGGACAGAATTACAATGGCTTGTTTTTGCTCTTCAACATACTGCTACAAAACAGTAGGGCTATAAGCACAACTGATGACGCCATTGAAGGATATTTTATGTCTATGGACTGCAAACAATAAATCGATGAATTGCACATGTATATAGGCATATGAAATATCGGACTTGTAGTTATGTTTGATGATGCCGGATGCCACAATTAGAACTATTCATGATTGGTTTAAGTACAGTATTACAGAGCATATGTCGTGCGTAATTGTGAGTAATTGTGATCTTCCAGAGACAATAGTGGTTATCTCCGTACGTTTACAGTAGGGGCAAAAAATAAAAACCAAAACCTTACAATTCCAGATTTAAAAAGACTATTGTGTTGGCAGTTTGCACGCTGCCCGCAACCTTCTCATAATAATTATGCACTTGGAGGAATTTTAAACATCCTTGTTTAACGTTTCATATTCTAATAGTGCACTTCAATATGTAAACATAAGCACAGTGAACAAGATATAACTTAAAAGTAATTTAATCGTATTTGAGTAATATGGACACGTTGGATAGGCTACATTCTGGCAACAGTGAAGTGCACACTCGTCAATCATTACAGAGAATTCTACTGATTACACACGCGAGCGCACACACATATTTACAGATTCTGAGACACATATTTTACATATGGTTAAAAACACAGAACCAATTCAACTGTAGCCTCAATACAATGCATTTTAAACGTTGATGATCAAACCAACACTTACCCAGTGGTAAAACAAAGAAAAACGGTAGCCAACACAGGATGAACATCCCGACGACAATCGCCAGGGTTTTGGCAGCTTTCTTCTCCCGGGAGAACTTCATCAAGCGCACGGACAGCGAACTCCGGAACGGGTGGTTTTTACTCTTGGAAGTATCCTCCAGCATGCTCCTACAGTGTATCCTAAGCACCACTTCTATCGACTTATTTCTTTCCCGTTTGACCCCCGCTTCTAAACTCTTGGTAGTCCTCCGGGCCACCACGTAGACCCTGAAATACATCACTAGGATGACCATAAGCGGGAGGTAGAAGGAAAAGAGCGAGGAGAAGAGGGCATAGCCCGGTTCTTCGGTGATGCTGCAGACACTCTCGTCGGTCGGCGGCGGTTCCTTCCATCCCAGCAGCGGTCCTATGGAGATGACCATGGATGAGACCCAGACCAACACCAGAATGACGGCGGCTTTCTTCTCCGTCATGATGGTGGGGTATTTGAGGCAGTGTTTGACCCCGATGTACCTGTCTATGGAGATGATACAGAGGCTGAGGATGGACGCGGTGCAGCAGAGAACATCCACCGCTGCCCAGATGTTGCAGAAGACCCGGCCGAACACCCAGCATCCCAGCACTTCCAAAGACGCGGAGAAAGGAAGCACAATAATGCTCAATAGCAAGTCCGCTATGGCCAGGTTGACTATAAAGAAGTTCGTTACGGTCTGTAAGTGTCTATTGCATAACACCGAGAGGATAACCAAAATGTTCCCAACGATAGCCACCAAGATGAACATGGATAGAAAGACCCCGACTGCAATGACCTGGGGGTCCAGTGTGATGTTCGTGCAGCTGGTGGAGTTGGTGCTGTTGTCTGTGAATAAGATTTGGTCCAGGAAAGATTCGTTGAGAGCTTTTTCAAAATATATTCCATCATTGCTTTCGTTCATCAAATTAGAATATGTCATTTTGAAACTCCATAAAGAAAACGTTATAGTTGGATTCCAAGGCAAAACAAAGTGTTATTCataatgtttttgttcagtgttgttTGTTTCCAATATTAAAAGAAAGCGAGATGAAATGGAACATTCTTCTCACACATGTGAATTGTCTTCAATTTATAAAAAGCTCCAGTGGTATCTAGATTGTTTCATCTATTAAATGCGTATTTTGTTCcccaacaaaaataaaactgatgCGCAATAACAGCACCATCCCTCTGTCTGAAAATGCTAttcctttttttgtttttttttaactgaAGCCCGCTCCAGCCATGGCTTTTCTTGGAGTTCCTTGAGATTGTAAAACTGTCAGAAAATCTCAAATGAAGTATCtgtaaaaatatttttgttgCTCAGTAGCACCGGATGGTCTGATTCTATTCCACTGGCGGCATTCTTTTAGTGAGAAGTCCAAACCAAACCACAGAGTCGCAGCCTGCCTAGGACCCCAgcatctgagccctgcactcctCTCTAGCAAGTGGATTAAGTGAGACGTCGCATAATAACTGCGATGCCACAAGAGGGAGTCGCGCCCGTCTCTACACACTCAACAGGCATTCCAATGTAGCCGATAGTGTATAGATTTGACCCATAGCCTAATATTCAGTTGATGTTTAGACTACTTCAGTATTACATCACTGACATATACAACCTGAAGCCAGACTACATGCAAACTAAACCCttcagtagaatataatacactacatctcattcaaaaacatgggcattaatatggagttggtctaccctttgctgctatatcagcctccactctgctgaggggacttgcttccattcaggcacaagagcattagcgaggtcgggcactgatgttcggagattaggcctggctcgcagtcggcattccaattcatccctatggcgttcgatggggttgaagtcagggctctgtgcaggccagtcaagttatttcacactgatctcaacaaaccatttctgtatggacctcacctTGTGCACAGGgtctttgtcatgctgaaacaggaaagggccttccccaaactgttggcacaaagtcagaagcacagaatcgtctagaatgtcgttgtatgctgtagcgttaagatttcccttcactggaactaagaggcctagcctgaaccatgaaaaacagccccagaccactaTTCATtttccatcaaactttacagttggcactatacaatggggcaggtagctttctcctggcatccgccaaacccagattagtccgttggactgccagatggtgaagcgtgattcatcactccagagaacgcgtttccactgctctagagtccaatggctgcaagctttacaccactccagccgacgcttggcattgcgcatggtgatcttaggctgctcggccatggaaacccatttcatgaagctcccgacgaacagttcttgggctgacgttgcttccagagacagtttggaactcggtagtgagtgttgcaacctgggacagacgatttgtatgctatacattttcacttcacaataacagcgcttagagttgaccggggcagctctagcagggcagaaatttgactaactgacttgttggaaaggtcgcatcctatgatggtgccacgctgaaagtcactgagtgcttcagtacgggccattctaatgccaatgtttttctttggagattgcatggctgtgtcccCTTTTTTCacacatctgtcagcaacgggtgtggcagaaatatttgaatccagtaatttgaaggggGGTCCACATTCTTTTGGCCTTGTAGAGTACACAAtataatagaatggaatagataCTTAATTGTGCATTTTGTAACTCTGGTACAtaatgctaaatgtgtttgtattattattttttgttgggCAGAGATGTTTGAAACATAGCAAAATCAAAACCACAAGTGAGTTGAAATGACCACTGCAACAAAAACACTGTCAGTCATGGCCCCAACCCAGAGCTGTTGGTTTGAGTGAAATTGGCCTTATGGGGCCTAGCTGTAAAGTTCTAAGTCCCCAGTGACTCTGTGCAGCTGCTGCCGTCCCGAGGGGGCGATTGGTCGTTACGAGTCACCAGGGAGCTCAGGGGGAGAGCAGCGGATGGGACACAAGCTCTGGGAAAATGGTGCTAGGCAGAATGCAGAGTCGTTGCCGGACTCACAAGGGGCAACACACATGCTGCTCTTCAATCTGCACTCCCTCTTTTTTGCGGTTGCATTTCAAAAGATACCTAAACGGAGAAAAACACACAAAAGCATAGGGCAGGATGCTTGGCAGAGGAGTATAGGCTAGCCGTGATATTGCCTTAAAAAGAGGGTTGAATTATATATTTCTATGCATATTGCATGGGACGTATGACAAGTATGTCAAGTTTAGGGAGGAGCTGAATGAGCACAGGCCTACATCTCATTTTTACCATCACTGGACATGGTTTAATAATATCTGATTCCAAATAATCACTCCTTAGGCCACTCATCCAGGGTTATTCTTCAAAACAAGTCGAAAATATTTCCATTTTCATTCCATTCTGATTCATTGTGTCGTATGGGTGAGAAGGGGGTTCGATATTTTGTGTGCGCAAATTACAACGTGCATGATTATACCCCCCTTCTCACCCATATGACAATTGCATGTTTAGTAACTATTCACTAAGTAATATCTGTTAGAAGCACGCCACCTCATCAACCTTTTCCATACGTCAGTAATCATAGTCAAAATATGCCAAGAGTTGTGGCACCGTCTGATTGGATGCAGCCCCCTGTTTTTGTGAGCAAATGACTCAATGATGCCTGTCAGGGGTCCGGATGCTGGATGATTTTCTGCCGATGCAGAATAATGCAGTAACTAACTACACAATGTCAGTCACTACAGAACATGTGAGGGAATGTATTTACTAGTGTACTGTGACAGAAGAACACTACTGTTATTATCCAATCCAACATACCTTTTTCTTTTCACGTTTATTATTCCACTTTTGGACACCTGACACAAACAGACATTTAATTTTCTTGTTGCCCAATGTAACGTTTCTGTGAGGTGCTTTAATGAATAATGAGTCTAGTCTCCTTCGGTAACAAACAACTTTAAAACGAGGAAATTCATTCAATTAACATGGTCTGTGATGTGACTGTGTAGCGCAATTGACAGGTCTAGGTGAAACCAACCTCCATCATTGTTCTGCTTTTTGTTGCAGACACCCTTGACCATACAAGGGACTTACAAAGTTCATATTTGACATGTTATCCATTATTCAAGGAGGATATAGACTAATGCTATTTAGGAGAACTCATTGGCCAAAGGGCACAGTTGTACAGTCAATATCCAAATCCAATTATCCAGCCGACTCGCTTCGGTATATCTTAACACTGCACTACGTTTGAAACATGTAAAAGAGGAATGACAAACAAATTAGGTACTTTTCCCCATCATCTGTTTTCCTCCTGTCACTAAATCAACTGTTATTACTTTTTTGATTTTAAATACACACTGGATAGTGGATATCCCACCCTGTCCAAACTGGTAAGAGTGTCTGAAATTGAACCAGCACTTTCCTATGTAGCGTGGAAACCTCCATCATTGTTCTGCTTTTTCTATGTAGCGTGGAGGACGCTCAGCTGTCACAGCCACTGCCTCGTTACAGTTCCAAGTCAGAAACCTTTATGTGCAACACGGGCTCCTGTCCTGTTAAAACATTCTGTCCCTTCCCGTTGCATCCCAttcagacctgggtttaaataatATCACATGTCCAGGAACTTCTGTGGTAACAGCAGCTTCACTATGTCGTTACCTAAACATGCACACTTCCATAGTGCTCTCGTTCACACAGCACACAAGTGCAACACTTTCATGTTCTTGGCAGTggttacttaagtaaaaatattttaaagtactgATTAAGTCATTTTTGTTGGTATCTATACTTACTTTACAATTGATagtttttacaacttttacttcactacattcctaaagaaaataatgtactttttactccctgacacccaaaagtactctttacattttgaatgcttaacaggacaggaaaattgtcctattcacgcacttatcaagagaacactcctggtcatccctactgcctctgatctggccgattcactaaacacaaatgcgtcatttgtaaatgacgtctgagtgttggagtgtggccctggctatccgtaaattaaaaaacaagaacatctagccgtctggtttgcttatttTAAGGAACGTGaaattacttttacttttgatacttaagtatatttacttatgatacttaagtatgtttaaaACCAAATGCCTTTACActtttaagtagtattttactgagatttctttcacttttacttgagtcattttctattaaggtatcttcacttttagtcaagtatgacaattcgatactttttccacctctggtTCTCGGTCACATTTACATTACAATGACAACATACTGGCAGACATAGTATTGTAGAGACCAGGGAACCATTGCTATAGGCATGACTTTGATGCATCTGGTTTGGTCATTTTCGGACTCATAATAACCAGAAAATAGGACGGCATGCAGAATCAAGTTATGAAGTGTCCTTGCTATTCACTGACACGTAAATTAGTAACATCACGTGTCATTTCCTGTGTTGGCTGGCTGCGTTTTGCCAGCCCTTTATAAGGTGTACTCTGGTCTGTCCCCTTTGTGCTCTGTAATAAATGTCTGGTATTTCCTTTGATAATCTGCTTTGACATACACCCAAGGAAATAAGAATCTCAGCAATTTGGATTTCATTTCTGTGTATGAAGAATCCTCTCCCTGCCTGCCCTGTGGAGCTCTGGACGTTGTATTCGATTACAGACAATGTGTCCTCGTGGTTTGATATATGTCGGTCAGACAACAGAAACATTTGacagatatttttgttgttatgctTTGATAGTCATTTGAAAAATGGCggctgttttatttttgttttgatcTATTCTAGGGGTAAGGAGGTGTTGCAGGGCTGACTGGCGCAGGCAGATAAAGAAGATTGAAAGCTCTTTGTTTCCTTTTCAAAGCACCTCGCTCCAACGATTGATGTTTCCTATTTCTCACAGCTATTACAAAGACAATTGAAACGGCATGCTTTTATTGGCAACTGATTTTAATGCTGTTATCATAACTCTGGTGTTGGAAGGAAAGGACCCACTCATGGGTTGGGtcccaaatggaaacctattcccccctttgggcccttgtcaaaagtagtgcactgtatagggaagtgggtgccatttgggacgaagtgGTCCGTTAACCGCAATCCTGTCCTCCTCGTGTGAAAACACTACATTTGTCTGCCTGCCATGAAGATATCAATACTGGCACCGGGCACCTGTCTGTGCCACTGTTCAGCTGAAACAATAGCCTGGTTAAACAAGCGCCACACTCcatatcagacctgggttcacatTTAGCTGGGGTTGATTGAGCCTGGCGCCTTGGAACCAAGGGAATAGTTCCACATTTTCAAATCCAGCACCACATCTGGtactccaggcaggctcaatctAACGCTTACATTCCAAATAGTTTTTGAACCCAAGTCTGATTCTCACAGATCATGAGGTTATACTAAACCCCTGCCACTCAATATGAGCGACTGTGGCGTAATAcaacatttacacacaatacaatGTTTCTTTTTACACGATATCATGTGTTCATCATGGCAACAGAGGCATCTGAGAGGGATTGTAATGAGGCAAAGACATAACTCTTCAAGTAAACAGGGAATTTTGGTTGAATATTGTCACACGTGTGGATTACCCGTCAAGTCTCTTTGATATCATCTGCAACAGTATATGACACTTTTACATACAGTCGTATGTTGTGATCTTACAGCGACAGTGTTGTAGTGGGCATAATATTTATCATGTATGATAAATACCTCACATGTGATTCGTTATAAGACTAAGCAAGTAGCCTATTGAAAAGTATAAATCGTT comes from the Salmo trutta chromosome 4, fSalTru1.1, whole genome shotgun sequence genome and includes:
- the LOC115192017 gene encoding alpha-1D adrenergic receptor, with the translated sequence MTYSNLMNESNDGIYFEKALNESFLDQILFTDNSTNSTSCTNITLDPQVIAVGVFLSMFILVAIVGNILVILSVLCNRHLQTVTNFFIVNLAIADLLLSIIVLPFSASLEVLGCWVFGRVFCNIWAAVDVLCCTASILSLCIISIDRYIGVKHCLKYPTIMTEKKAAVILVLVWVSSMVISIGPLLGWKEPPPTDESVCSITEEPGYALFSSLFSFYLPLMVILVMYFRVYVVARRTTKSLEAGVKRERNKSIEVVLRIHCRSMLEDTSKSKNHPFRSSLSVRLMKFSREKKAAKTLAIVVGMFILCWLPFFFVLPLGSFFPALKPSDMVFKVIFWLGYFNSCINPVIYPCSSKEFQRAFTRLLRCQCHRRRRVLRRFYNQRWRSAVKGHHHQGIGGREMDTLGIGNARVTDCRPGYTINHESCGSSHYYKGTKGPSLSFKGWSLFPPLQKSSFQLKEKMNNLSNKIKGGPGGKGGVTAPALARTEIDTVSMGIHNDVAEQSCYQIYDLTERYGLKETDI